From Zhongshania aliphaticivorans, one genomic window encodes:
- a CDS encoding class I SAM-dependent methyltransferase, which yields MTEYRDPLISKAKWNLRHQQRSMPVSPCSVLQDHRHLLPSAGRALDIACGLGGNAVLLAQSGLSCDAMDISDIAVSRLNTYAQGQSLAISASSVDIETEEFTIAAEQYDVIVVSYFLYRPLFPVIAAALKPGGLLFYQTFVSVADPLQHGPKTPDFYLQERELLSQFKELEIQYYHESENTNRAKPSVEAALVARKPSSRISI from the coding sequence ATGACAGAATACCGCGATCCATTAATTAGCAAAGCGAAATGGAATTTACGCCATCAACAGCGCAGCATGCCGGTATCCCCGTGCAGCGTGTTACAAGACCATCGCCACTTACTTCCGTCTGCGGGGCGTGCACTCGATATTGCCTGTGGTTTGGGCGGCAATGCCGTTCTACTCGCTCAATCTGGCCTGTCATGCGACGCCATGGATATTTCAGACATCGCTGTGTCACGCTTAAACACCTATGCCCAAGGCCAATCATTAGCAATATCAGCCAGCTCAGTCGATATTGAGACCGAGGAATTTACGATAGCAGCCGAACAATACGATGTCATTGTAGTGAGCTACTTTTTGTATCGGCCGCTATTTCCTGTCATCGCCGCGGCACTAAAACCAGGTGGCTTATTATTTTATCAAACCTTCGTCAGCGTCGCCGATCCGCTTCAGCACGGACCCAAAACCCCCGACTTTTACTTGCAAGAAAGGGAATTGCTATCACAGTTTAAGGAGCTAGAAATACAGTATTATCACGAGAGTGAAAATACCAATAGGGCGAAGCCGAGTGTTGAAGCAGCGCTCGTCGCGCGCAAGCCCAGCTCAAGGATATCGATTTAA
- a CDS encoding TrkH family potassium uptake protein, which produces MHLSIICRIIGMLLMIFSLTMAVPALLSIVFSDGALNAFVWAFTLTFCSGLLLWIGNLKQRQELSIRDGFLVVSLFWTVLGLFGALPFYLADNPGLSISESVFESISGLTTTGATVITGLDELPISILFYRQFLQWLGGIGIIVIAVAILPILGIGGMQLYRAETPGPVKDNKLTPRITGTAKVLFLMYLALTGVCALAYWLAGMSIFDAIGHSFSTVAIGGFSTHDASMGYFNSPLILMICSAFMLFAGMSFTIHFHAWRGRSLKQYFQDSETKFYLSVIGIAIITISIYLFISGTYSLSDSIVHGIFHTVSVATTAGFGAEDFSIWPSFLPVAVIMLSFMGGCAGSTGGGMKAVRVMLVAKQGIREMNQLIHPSAVIPLKIGTHRVESKVVSAVWSFVGVYMISFIIITLAMMACGLDSLTAFSATAAAINNMGPGLGEVAASYRSVSDAGKWILCYAMLLGRLEIFTLLVLLMPAFWRR; this is translated from the coding sequence ATGCATCTGAGTATTATTTGCCGGATTATCGGCATGTTGCTAATGATATTCAGCCTGACCATGGCCGTGCCTGCGTTGCTGTCTATTGTGTTTAGCGACGGCGCGTTGAACGCCTTTGTTTGGGCTTTTACACTCACCTTCTGCTCTGGACTACTGCTCTGGATTGGCAATTTAAAGCAGCGCCAAGAACTCAGTATCCGCGACGGATTTTTAGTGGTGTCGCTGTTCTGGACCGTACTAGGTTTGTTTGGTGCTCTGCCTTTTTACCTCGCCGACAACCCCGGCTTATCGATTAGCGAATCTGTATTCGAATCGATTTCTGGACTGACTACCACCGGCGCCACCGTAATTACTGGGCTAGATGAATTGCCCATTTCTATTTTATTTTATCGGCAATTTTTGCAGTGGTTGGGAGGCATCGGCATCATTGTTATCGCCGTTGCCATTCTTCCTATACTCGGCATTGGTGGGATGCAGCTATACCGAGCTGAAACCCCTGGACCGGTCAAAGATAATAAACTTACGCCGCGCATAACCGGTACCGCCAAAGTATTATTCTTAATGTATTTAGCGCTAACCGGCGTGTGCGCGCTGGCCTATTGGCTGGCGGGCATGAGCATTTTTGACGCCATTGGCCATTCCTTTTCAACAGTAGCAATAGGCGGGTTTTCTACCCACGACGCCAGTATGGGCTATTTTAACAGCCCGCTTATTTTGATGATTTGCAGCGCCTTTATGCTCTTCGCCGGAATGAGCTTTACCATTCATTTTCACGCTTGGCGCGGCCGCTCTTTAAAACAATATTTTCAAGATTCTGAAACAAAATTTTATTTATCAGTTATCGGCATCGCCATTATCACGATTTCGATTTACCTGTTTATTAGCGGCACATATTCCTTAAGCGACAGTATTGTGCATGGCATTTTTCATACTGTTTCAGTGGCAACCACGGCCGGTTTTGGCGCCGAAGATTTTTCGATATGGCCGAGCTTTTTACCGGTTGCCGTCATTATGCTGTCATTTATGGGCGGTTGCGCAGGCTCTACCGGCGGCGGCATGAAAGCGGTTCGCGTCATGTTAGTTGCGAAGCAGGGCATCCGCGAAATGAATCAGCTTATTCATCCCAGTGCAGTAATACCGCTAAAAATAGGTACTCACCGCGTTGAATCGAAAGTCGTTAGCGCGGTATGGAGTTTTGTTGGGGTATACATGATTTCGTTTATCATTATTACCTTGGCCATGATGGCTTGTGGACTAGACTCCCTCACCGCATTTTCAGCAACCGCCGCCGCCATCAACAATATGGGGCCGGGCTTGGGAGAGGTTGCCGCAAGTTACCGCAGCGTGAGCGATGCCGGAAAGTGGATTCTGTGCTACGCCATGCTGCTTGGCCGCTTAGAAATATTCACTTTACTGGTATTACTAATGCCGGCATTTTGGCGGCGTTAG
- the trkA gene encoding Trk system potassium transporter TrkA, which translates to MKIIILGAGQVGATLAANLASEHNDITVVDKDPDRLRELQDRLDIGTVTGQASHPDVLERAGAADADLLIAVTNSDEINMVACQVAYTLFRTPTKISRIRSNSYTSVEKLFGNDAIPIDVFISPEELVTQYIKRLLQYPGSLQVLDFADGLVQLVAVKAYYGGPMVGNELAAIREHMPTVDTRVAAIFRRGTAIMPSGDTVVEAGDEVFFIAAKKNIMPVMSELRRLDTPYKRLVIAGGGNIGERLARAVESRYHVKIIERSYDRCRALSEQLSKAIVLHGSASDHDLLAQENIEETDVFLALTNDDEANIMSSLLAKRMGAKKVITLITNPAYVDLVQGGDIDIAISPQQITIGSLLTHVRRGDIYNVHALRRGAAEALEIIAHGDSRSSKVVGRRLDEIVLPEGVSIGALVRGEEVLIAHSHLQVEPEDHLILFLVDKSKIKQVEKLFQVGFSFF; encoded by the coding sequence ATGAAAATCATCATACTTGGGGCAGGGCAGGTCGGCGCGACTCTGGCTGCAAACCTCGCCAGTGAACACAATGACATTACGGTGGTAGATAAAGACCCGGATCGTCTGCGTGAACTGCAAGACCGCCTCGATATTGGCACGGTAACCGGCCAGGCCTCGCACCCCGATGTACTGGAGCGCGCTGGCGCCGCCGACGCTGATTTATTGATTGCGGTCACCAATAGCGACGAGATCAATATGGTTGCCTGCCAGGTTGCCTACACCTTGTTTCGCACCCCAACCAAAATTTCGCGAATTCGCTCCAACTCCTACACCAGCGTAGAAAAACTGTTTGGCAACGATGCGATTCCGATTGACGTTTTCATCAGCCCAGAAGAACTGGTCACCCAGTACATCAAGCGCCTATTGCAGTATCCCGGCTCCCTGCAAGTACTGGACTTCGCCGATGGGCTGGTCCAGCTTGTCGCTGTTAAAGCCTATTACGGCGGCCCCATGGTCGGCAATGAACTGGCCGCCATTCGCGAGCATATGCCCACCGTCGACACTCGCGTAGCCGCTATTTTCCGTCGCGGCACCGCCATTATGCCCAGTGGCGATACCGTGGTCGAAGCGGGTGATGAAGTGTTTTTTATTGCCGCTAAAAAGAACATTATGCCGGTGATGAGCGAGCTGCGCCGCCTCGATACGCCCTATAAGCGGTTGGTGATTGCCGGTGGCGGCAATATCGGCGAGCGCTTGGCCAGAGCGGTTGAAAGCCGCTACCACGTTAAAATTATTGAACGCAGCTACGATCGCTGCCGCGCCCTGTCTGAACAATTATCTAAAGCCATTGTGCTGCACGGCAGCGCCTCTGATCACGACTTACTCGCCCAAGAAAATATTGAAGAGACCGATGTCTTCCTCGCGCTAACCAACGACGACGAAGCGAATATCATGTCATCACTGCTGGCAAAGCGGATGGGCGCGAAAAAAGTGATTACGCTTATCACCAATCCCGCCTACGTCGATTTAGTACAGGGCGGCGATATTGATATTGCGATTTCACCTCAGCAAATTACTATTGGTAGCTTGCTCACCCATGTACGGCGTGGCGACATCTACAATGTGCACGCGCTGCGCCGCGGCGCTGCTGAGGCCTTAGAGATTATTGCTCACGGCGACAGTCGCTCGTCTAAGGTGGTTGGCCGCCGCTTAGATGAAATTGTGCTGCCCGAGGGCGTGAGTATCGGCGCCTTGGTGCGCGGCGAAGAGGTGCTTATTGCTCACAGCCACTTACAAGTTGAACCCGAGGATCACTTGATTTTATTCCTGGTCGACAAGAGTAAAATTAAGCAGGTCGAAAAACTTTTCCAAGTCGGCTTTAGCTTCTTCTAA
- the rsmB gene encoding 16S rRNA (cytosine(967)-C(5))-methyltransferase RsmB yields MKCPRVAAARCLASIAQEGSSLSRQLPREEQDLDPGQRSLYRELCYGTLRHYWRLDAGLKPLFSKGLKPKDSDVKMLILIGAYQLFYTRIPPHAAINSAVEGCRSLGKKWAAGMTNAILRRCQREKDTLFKGLKPAADVAFPAWLYQALAQAWPDQLTEIISASNAHPPFCLRLNRQQQERDAYLLELAALDMTASPCEFAPYGIRLEQACGVDKLPGFFDGHISVQDEAAQLCTQLLDLQAGQRVLDACAAPGGKTGAILEAQPALREVLALDIDEQRLSRISENLARLQLGATLVAADAADLDSWWDGSHFDRILLDAPCSAVGVIRRNPDIKLNRMVSDIAPLCRLQASLLDSLWQCLSPGGLFVYATCSLLPAENEEQISAFLSREPSAELVPLDVSWGVDRSGCRQLFPQDQGHDGFFYALLRKKL; encoded by the coding sequence ATGAAATGTCCTAGAGTCGCAGCCGCGCGCTGCCTCGCCAGTATTGCCCAAGAGGGCAGTTCACTGTCTCGACAATTACCCCGCGAGGAGCAAGATCTCGATCCCGGCCAGCGCTCACTATACCGGGAGCTATGCTACGGTACGCTGCGTCATTACTGGCGCCTAGACGCTGGACTTAAACCGTTGTTCAGCAAGGGTCTGAAGCCCAAAGACAGCGACGTTAAAATGCTAATTTTAATCGGCGCCTATCAGCTTTTTTACACAAGAATCCCCCCTCACGCCGCCATTAACAGCGCAGTAGAAGGCTGTCGCAGCCTCGGCAAAAAATGGGCTGCGGGCATGACTAACGCCATACTTCGCCGCTGTCAGCGCGAAAAAGACACACTGTTTAAGGGTTTAAAGCCCGCGGCCGACGTCGCATTTCCGGCGTGGCTCTACCAGGCACTTGCCCAAGCATGGCCAGACCAGCTCACCGAAATCATCAGCGCCAGCAATGCCCATCCGCCATTTTGCCTGCGCCTCAATCGCCAGCAGCAAGAGCGCGACGCCTACCTGCTTGAGTTAGCCGCACTCGACATGACCGCCAGTCCCTGTGAGTTTGCCCCCTACGGCATTCGCCTGGAGCAAGCCTGTGGCGTCGACAAACTACCCGGCTTTTTCGATGGCCATATCAGCGTCCAAGACGAAGCGGCCCAGCTTTGTACCCAGTTACTCGATTTACAGGCCGGTCAGCGTGTCTTAGACGCCTGCGCCGCCCCTGGGGGCAAAACCGGCGCAATACTTGAAGCGCAACCAGCATTGAGGGAAGTGCTCGCCCTCGATATAGACGAGCAGCGCCTAAGCCGCATAAGCGAAAATTTAGCCCGCCTGCAGCTCGGCGCGACCTTGGTGGCCGCCGATGCCGCGGATCTCGACAGCTGGTGGGATGGCAGCCACTTTGATCGGATCTTACTGGACGCGCCGTGCTCAGCGGTCGGGGTTATACGTCGCAACCCTGACATCAAGCTGAATCGCATGGTTAGCGATATAGCACCGCTGTGCCGCCTGCAGGCGAGCTTGCTCGACAGTTTGTGGCAGTGTTTAAGCCCCGGCGGCTTATTTGTTTACGCCACGTGCTCATTACTACCCGCAGAAAATGAAGAGCAGATTAGTGCGTTTCTCAGCCGGGAGCCCAGCGCTGAACTCGTGCCGCTTGACGTTAGTTGGGGCGTGGATCGCAGTGGTTGCCGACAGCTGTTTCCCCAGGATCAAGGTCACGACGGTTTTTTCTACGCCCTGTTACGGAAAAAACTGTAA
- the fmt gene encoding methionyl-tRNA formyltransferase, with product MSTPSLRLVFAGTPEFAARHLQALIDDGHHHIVAAYTQPDRPSGRGKKTQPSAVKQCATAAGIPVLQPANFRDAQDRDLLASHNADLMIVVAYGLLLPQSVLDIPRLGCVNVHGSLLPRWRGAAPIQRAIEAGDVETGVTIMQMDAGLDTGAMLSKISCTINPQDSAADLLERLADLGGPGLVAAIAALAEGRAKPEAQDDSLSNYAAKISKAEAEINWQLDALSIDRKIRAFNPFPICYTRFATSRPDERIKIWRAQPESDTPQNQAAGAIISADKAGIVVACGDNSCLRILELQMPGGKILAAKDVLNSRAEQFAPGTLFASQGTL from the coding sequence ATGAGTACACCGTCGTTACGACTGGTGTTTGCTGGCACCCCCGAGTTTGCCGCGCGTCACCTGCAGGCTTTGATAGATGACGGCCACCACCACATTGTGGCCGCATACACGCAACCTGACAGACCTTCTGGCCGCGGTAAAAAGACTCAACCCAGCGCCGTGAAACAGTGCGCAACGGCAGCGGGAATTCCGGTGCTGCAGCCCGCCAATTTCCGCGACGCACAAGACCGCGACCTACTTGCCAGTCACAATGCCGACCTTATGATTGTGGTCGCCTATGGCCTACTGCTGCCCCAAAGCGTTCTCGATATACCAAGGCTAGGCTGCGTGAATGTTCACGGTTCACTGCTACCCCGCTGGCGGGGCGCAGCGCCTATTCAGCGCGCCATTGAGGCGGGTGACGTCGAGACCGGCGTGACCATTATGCAAATGGACGCCGGACTCGATACCGGCGCCATGCTCAGTAAAATCAGTTGCACCATTAACCCCCAAGACAGCGCCGCCGATTTGCTTGAACGCCTTGCCGATCTGGGTGGCCCAGGTCTTGTCGCCGCCATTGCGGCACTCGCTGAGGGCCGCGCTAAACCAGAAGCCCAAGATGATAGCCTGAGTAATTACGCCGCCAAAATAAGCAAGGCCGAAGCGGAGATTAACTGGCAGCTCGACGCCCTGAGCATAGACCGTAAAATACGCGCCTTTAATCCGTTTCCGATCTGCTATACACGCTTCGCTACCAGCCGACCAGACGAGCGGATAAAAATCTGGCGCGCCCAGCCAGAAAGCGATACGCCACAAAATCAAGCTGCCGGAGCAATTATCAGCGCAGATAAAGCCGGTATCGTCGTTGCCTGCGGTGACAACAGCTGCCTGCGTATTCTCGAATTGCAAATGCCCGGCGGAAAAATCCTCGCCGCCAAAGATGTACTTAACTCCCGCGCCGAGCAATTCGCCCCCGGCACCTTGTTTGCCAGCCAAGGCACCCTATGA
- the def gene encoding peptide deformylase gives MAVLEILEFPDPRLRTVAKPVKIVDDRVRKLIDDMFDTMYEAPGIGLAASQVNVHEQIVVIDISEDRSEPLVFINPEISVLDHDTFQYDEGCLSVPGFYETVERPQHIRVKALDRNGDAFEMTPEGLLAVCIQHENDHLLGKLFVDYISPLKRNRIRGKMVKLQKQKAADKA, from the coding sequence ATGGCTGTACTTGAAATCCTCGAATTTCCCGATCCTAGGCTGAGAACGGTCGCAAAACCGGTTAAAATAGTCGACGATCGCGTCCGCAAGCTGATCGACGATATGTTCGACACCATGTACGAAGCGCCCGGCATTGGCCTCGCGGCCAGCCAAGTCAATGTACATGAGCAAATCGTTGTTATCGACATCAGCGAAGACCGCAGCGAGCCACTGGTGTTTATTAACCCAGAGATTAGCGTATTGGATCACGACACCTTTCAATACGACGAAGGCTGTTTGTCGGTACCCGGTTTTTATGAAACCGTGGAGCGCCCCCAACACATTCGGGTCAAAGCCCTAGATCGCAACGGCGACGCCTTTGAGATGACCCCAGAGGGATTGCTCGCGGTGTGTATTCAACACGAAAACGACCACCTGCTGGGCAAGCTGTTTGTCGATTATATATCGCCGCTCAAGCGCAACCGCATTCGCGGCAAAATGGTAAAGCTCCAAAAGCAAAAAGCCGCGGACAAAGCATGA